GGGACTGTGATCTAAAGGGTAAGAAGAGAAGTGGCGGTTTTCTGATTTGACTGAATGGCAGTGCTTGAATTGTACAATTTACAACTAACCCTGTGCGCTGGAAGCACCATTGGCGTTTACATGCTCTGGGTTTTGCTTTGATTGAAACTGTAATTAATTTTTCCTGTTTGTGTATTTACTGTAATAATATTTCCTTATGTGGACACCGCTTCAAGCGAAAGGTTTTATCATTGTGCACTAAAGTGTGGATATAAGGTGTTTGATCCTTTCTCGGcatgtatgttttttttattacaaaTGCAGTAAATATTAGATTTTAAAAAGTCCTCCTCTGATGCAAAAATTATTGATATTCTGCGTTGTCCATACTTTGCTTCATGAAAACAAGTTTGTTTGACTGCTTCTTGGTAGACATTGGCTTTTCAATTAATTTGAGAACCTTTGATCTTCTACAGTATGCTTCTTTGTTCTGTTTTCATAATTTTATTATGTGAGTCTGCATGACACATTTGGTCCAAACGATATCAACTATTAACACGGTAGAGCTGTAAATGAAACGACATCCTTTCCGCTTAGTGCAATTCAGAGAAGAGAAATAACATCTGTTTTGAATTTCAAAAGCATGACAATTTGGCTGCTTTATTCAAAAAGCACTGCTTTGTTCAGACAACTGCCTTGTCTCCAGCCCATTCTCTAATGTGATGAATTTGcttgagttttacattttttggtGTATTTTTCCAGTACATCAGAATACGCTTACTTGCAGTAGATAACTGAGATATAGACATCAGTCCTATGGTGAAGTTTAGAAAACATGGGTTTTGTTGGCATTAGAGTTTAGCCTAATCAGCTAGAGCACTCAAACTTAATGCTAGGTGTTTTCCTTCTTAAATTCTATCTATATTTAACAATCttggtaactgccaaaataaaggaaacaccaacatagtgtcttaatagaGCCTTttgccagaacagcttcactgcaccttggcatagattctatatggctgtttacacaggcagccagaATTGTGATCTTTTTATACTAattgttcttttgaccaatcacatcaaagAATTTTCACATCAACTATTTTTCAgggctgatctgattggtcaaaagaccagcTAGTGAAAAAAATATTACAGTTGGATTGTGTGTGCTAATGCAGCCCAACTGTCTGgagctctattggagggatgtgatgGCATTCTTCCACGATAAATTCCCTcctttggtgttttgttgatggtgggaaACGCGGTCTCAGGCGCCGCAACAGAAtatcccataagtgttcaattgggtttacATCTGGGGACTTCaacagccatggcatatggtttacatcattttcatgcgcatcaaaccattcagtgaccactcgtgccctgtggatggggcattgtcatcctatggggatTTAGCCATGGTAGctaaaataatggcctgcccagaatttgtatacatgaccctaagcatgatgggatgttaattgcttaattaactcaggaactacacctgtgtggaagcacctgctttcaatatacagtactttgtatccctcatttactcaagtgtttccattattttggtagttacctgtaGCTCCTGGTGATGTGTTATCGCTTAAACATTTTACTTTTGGCACAATGGCCTCCAATGCTACAGACCACAAAATACAGAGTGGTTTTCAAATGATGTGAAATTAGTCTTCAGaaacaaatgtaaatataaaaacatggctgttttatttttttttatttaaacgtTCAAGTGTTGAGTACATTCAATATTATTGTTCTATGATAATGATTGTATGTTGACAATAATTGACAAGTTTGTTTTGGAATAAAACAAAAAACATCTAACAGTTAAGCCTAGTCCTCAGTTATCGATTTGTAGATTAACAAGCTCTGAGATTGATTGATAATGGTAATTAATAATGGAGCCATATCCGTCAGTGAATTGGAGTGCAAACTTTTTTTTTTGAAAACCCCTTGAATTATACTATTGGGATACCTGAGTTTGAACAACATTGGCATATAAGCAATGAGAATTTAGAGGCAAGCAAGGTTACACCATGGGAGCTTAGTGTATAATTACCACTGCTATAATGAGATTGATCTTGTTGGTCAAGGGGGGGGTGGGGTTAGTCTGGCTGACACCAGCTCGCTGTGTCGTTACATGGGTTGGGCAGGGTATGTAAATTAATGTTATCACATTTCTAGGTATTGAGGGAAGATGATTAGCTCCAGCATCTGTCAAATGTGAAAAATGTTTATTGAATAAAGGCAAAATAGGACATTTCTTACAAATATAAACCACACCCTCAATCAACCTTTCGATAAATATTATGTTATCAGGAACTCATGATGACTACACTTTTATGGATAAAAGGCTATTTCAGTTCTATCAGGCACCATCGAGTAAGTGCCCCCTTCTTGGACATTTGACATGGAGAAAAATTTACCAAATTGTACACACATTTTACCACACTCAacacttcttttttttaaatgtttatccATTCCGCAGTCCCATTACTAATTCTAAACCTAGGTTATACAAACTCCCACAAATATAATTATACAAAGTAAATCAAAAGCAAGCAAGAAACCACAAACCGTAAAACCATTACAAAATCATGTTAATATCTGACAATGTGTAGTGAATGCTCTTAGGCACACCTCTATGAAAGGTAAGAATGTACAAATGTAGTGATGCTTGTACATCAAATATACAAAAGGTTTACTTTATTAGAATAGTCTAAATTCACTAACTTTGGGTTCCTTTAAATAATGTTACATTTACCCATGAAGCAAAAATAACATGCCTTTGGGTGTATTCAAACTCACTTCATTAAAATATTCCCTTTAAAAGAGAAtgcttcaatttttttttttggaaCAATTGTGTATGGATAATGATTCTGATCAGTCATTGATAAAAGATAACAATACCTGCAAACAAAAAGCCATATACCGTAAAAACATGGACTACTCACTGAAATCCTCCAGTGTTCatccaccactccaccacacaaggaaatctatactgaacaaaaatataaaagcaacatgagACAATTTCATTGATTTGACTGATTTGCAGTtaatgaggaaatcagtcaattgaaataaattcattagaccctaatctatggatttcacatgacttggattacagatatgcatctgttggtcacagataccttaaaaaaaatgggcctcaggaactCGTCGCGgcatttttgtgcattcaaattgccatcgataaaatgcaactgtgtttgttgtctgtagcttatgcctgcccataccataaccccaccacagggcactgttcacaacgttgacgtcagcaaaccactcacccacacaacgccatacacggtttgccgttgtgaggccggttggacgtactgccaaattctataaaacaaCGTTGTAGGCAGCTTagagtagagaaattaacattcaattctctggcaacagctctggtggacattcctgcagtcagcatgccaattgcatgctccctcaaaacttgagacatctgtggcattgtattgtgtgccaaaattgcacattttaaagtgtctTTTTAtcgtccctagcacaaggtgcacctgtgtaatgatcatgctgtttaatcagcttcttgatatgccacacctgtcaggtggatagattatcttcgCAAAGGAGGaacactcactaacagggatgtaaataaatttgtgcacaaaattgagaaataagctttttgtgcgtatggaaaatgtccgggatcttttatttcagctcatgaaacatgggaccaacactttacacgttgcgtttatgtttttgttcagtatagatacagAAAGCTAAGTTGCTGAGTACATCTAGCTGTATTAACACCAGGCAGCCAAAGTGCTGTTGTGTGTCAGTCTCTCCTGAGGTTATTCAGTCTCTCTTCCAGGTCAGCATCTGCATCTGCCAGAGCTGGCTGGGGTTCAGCTTTCTTCCCACCTGCCACTGAGAGGCTACCTCCCGTGGATGGCAGATCTAAATGAACAGGAAGGAAATGATTTATATCAATCAATAGGAACTGTGATGAAGAGATGACCAGCTGTATCACTACTACAGCATTTTAGTAAAGTGAATGCAGTTGTAAATCTTACTAACTGCAAGCACAATAACTTCAGTTTATTCCTTACTTGAGAGTTCGTCAGAGAGATTGAGACCCAGCTCGTCCAACACTTGGGACACAACGGCATCACTGAAAATAAAACAGAGTTAGTGTTTCCATAGATTTACTAGCTAACATAAGTATGCCAAAAGTATAAATTGTACAATTTAAAATAAGATTAACAAATAACGATGTCTTCATATTGAGTTGGGGTAGGTTTtcatttttagatttttttttaaccaaatctGTATTTTGGATGTAAATGACATTTTTTTTGCGATTTCACTTGGTCTTAAGAAACTTACCCCACCCGCAATAGACTTCTTCATGCAGATAAAACATTAACaaaggctccaaaaacacccaaatacatCCTTTTAGAAATGGCAATTCTCTCAGTATAGATATTTTCCATTTTGTTGGACTTGAATGATAACTTCTCCATGTAGCCGGCGCATGCGCACACGGAAAAGTATCACTCGAGTTCAAAATGGAATAAAAAAAAGGTTTGGAATGACACAAtgtcatgtgtacaacatctaaagacttACATCACTATACTGATAGTGTTGCCGTTTcgaattaagtgataatgcccgagaagccagtgtttggtcgggcattatcacttttatacaacggattaccaacatattcaaatcaaactttattttgatgaatttattcatactatttcatccttccacaagatatagtcccgaaacaaatctagggttgctacccaagccggttGGTCGTTCGTtttattggttcggttgccagactGAAcggacccagtcgttcagtctttttgatctgtatctatggacgtgacccagtcgttcattctaaatgttccattacCATATTGGCTGGCAACGTTATgacttgcttgctagctagccaactacggctaacttacagtcacgtcaaacagtgaagacagaataacagcagcagctgcatttgtttaaatttaagctgttttctagttacatttatttggatacatccataacaatgagctaatgaggcacgattttgccaggcatagaaaatgtgctctctcgttaggacactgttgttcagaggagctagccaacaacacagctaacactgaCTTCAagctgaagctggaaagactgcaaactagctgcacttaaTTTCGTGTTACCTTTTTTAAATTCaaatttctttgtatatatccataaaaattatgccagctaattcatgatttcaactggctgagaaactgcctgcctctctctcgtcccgactcctgacacgttcattactatgggacagttgaatattgaaacaatgttgcaaatgtcagagagagacagtatagtttatacaaatctccgatgttgaaaactaaatgttagtctaagaGAAATGTgagaatgtctagatgctttttatggtggagatcaagtttataacttccctacctgggctgatgagacagtggattgcgcagtcaaatggaacagagtaaataggcattttaacatcatagatttaaccggtggtaacttgtggaatagacaccggctggaatgcgcttttaaccaatcagcattcatggTTCATGTTTTATCTGTGCCTCTGCAGAATGAGCATTAGGAAGTCTATCGCCGGTGGTATAAGTTTCTCAAAACCAAGTGAAATCGCAAAAAAAAGGTCTGGACACTTCTATGACATGACATTTAAAGTGTACCTATCCTTTAAAGGATTTGGCTGGAATTTCTCTGTCATGAACCCCCTACCTCTCTtcttcatcatcctcatcacccaTGGCATCATCTATGGCATCATTCATCATCTCCTCTTTCATGTCCATGATCTCACTCTGTCGTTCAAACTCCATCATGATCTTCTGAATCTGTGGCAACTTCATCTGTGTAGGGGAAGTGAATGTTATGTTATGAGCCAATGGAATGTATTAGCACATTTCAACCGGTAACAAAAATGACTACAAAAGTTTGAGGCTTTTTAAGTGCCTTACAGTTCTACTGGCACGTTGTCTCGATACAGAATTGAATCGTGTTTTTAACAGGAATCATGAAACAATGAAATGATACACACCTGTCTGTTCATGGTAGCCATGGCTTTGGTAACTCCTTTCATTGCCTGTGCCATGCTGTTGTTTGACTTGAGAGTCTGGATTTTCAGACTGACTGCCTGGATATTTGCCCTCATCATAATAAATTTCTTCACATAGTGCCTTGTGCGAACCAAGTCCTTCGCCATGATCTTGACAGCATCCTAGAATGGTGTGTGGATAAGTGTGAGACAATTGACAATGATGCATGACAATTTACATAAAGGCGTGAAGTCTTTTCCCCCTTTAAACAGCCCCTTATATTTGCCCTCATTATCTCACCATTTGTCCTTGTTTGGCCATTTTCTTAATGTCAGCTATTATTTTCTTCTCCTGCTGCTCCAGTCTTTGTCGCTCTCTGTCCAGATCTCTCATGGCCCGATTCAGTGCCCTCTGGTTCTGCCTCAGCATCTCCTCTGGGGTCTTCCTCTTCCCAAACAGGAACTCCATCTAATGTACAAAATTGGGAAAGAAAATCAGGAAATAATTTGGCTACACATATCATCCAAATCTACCTCTTTCCTGTCAGTCATTATTACTTAGAATTTACAATGTGTCCGTTTCCCCCCTAAACAGGCACTAATTTTCTGTACGTTTCATGCATGCGTTTTGTTTGTAAGATAGCTACATTATAAACATGAATTCGTGTAGGATAACTCCTCATCTGATCCATTTACTGTAGCTAGCTGGACTCTGATTAAACTTCTTTTTAACAATCATCGTTAACGTGATTTATCAAATTCCCAGAATTCAATAAACAGGCCTACTATGCATAGCTAAATGGACTTGATTATGTAGACCTTTAaactattagctagctagctaggtatgcTTGCTTCCTTGGTAGTTTAACGTTAGTAGCTAACATTTGCTGCTAGGCAGCTAACTACGAAGTTGAGTCATAGTAACAAGCTAGTTATTATTCAATTTTATGTTACAGTGTATGAAGTATTTCGTGGCGGGGCTGTTTAAGTCGCGATAATGGCTACTGTTGTGGAAAATAGCTACCGTTTGAGAGGTCTTCACCGGTTTTAAATCGGAAACAGACACCCTATTTGCACAGATAGATGGATTTGTTTTCTTTTATGGACTTCCGCAGAAAGTTAGCTTCACTTCCGTCgtactccttctccttctcctacTCCTTCTCCTACTCCTTCTCCTACTCCTTCTCCTACTCCTTCTCCTACTTCTTCTACCCCTTCTCTTTCTtattctcctccttcttcttgaTTTGATTCTTCTCTCTCTATGGCATATTGGCGTTCGCAACAATTAAATGTGCATTCCGCACCTTACTGTGCTGGTGGATAATAAGTATCCCAAAAAAGGAAAACATTttaggtaaaaataaataaaatatcataCGAACTACCAAACAAAAAGAAGTGAACTAAACAAAATCAACCTgcttttctgtaaaaaaaaatatataattataatcAGGTCCCAACACAGGCTCAGAAGCCTCCTGTGAGGGCGGGACATTTCCTATCGACAAAAGTCCTTGTAGTGCTTCTGCTGTAAAGTCTTGGAGCCCCAAAAACGTATCAGCTGCAGATATAATGATATCCAGCTTATTGGACTTTTTAGACACAATTAATCACTGTGGCTATAAATGCCACAAAATCCACCTTCTTCACAATGAGTGTATCCAGATCACCTGATTGACTTAAAACACTAGCAACTGGTTGCAATGTATCCACCGCCATATCTTCAACACTGTTGCCTCTTGCCCCTTCGACTCTCTTCACCGCCTCCACATAGGAGATCCGCTGCGCAGCCCAGATCCTTGACACCTCGACCTCCTTCACTCTACAGTGCACTCAAGGATGTCCAGAATATGATCCCCACCACAGTTGCAACAATATACTTCTCCCGTCTGCAAACATGTGACACGGGATCATATCCTTTACAATTTCTACACTATAATGGTTTGGACATGCTCTCCCCGCATACCTCACATATCCATGCTTCACATATTCAGGCAGAGTCTCCTCAAACAACAATATAATATCGACAGGCTTTTCTTCTTCCTTACATTTACCATACGGGTCAGGGGAGATGCACTGACCATTCCTGGGAATTTCTGACTAAGCTACTCATCAtctacagtgccagtcaaaagtttgaacacacctactcattcaagggtttctctttacttttactatttttatacattgtagaataatagggaagacatcaaaactatgatataacCAGGGTGGctataacatatggaatcatgtagtaaccataaaagtatattttatatttgagattcttcaaagtagccaccctttgccttgatgacagcttggcacactctttgcattctctcaaccagcttcacctggaatgcttttccaacagtcttgaaggagttcccacaaatgctgagcacttgttggctgctttttcttcactctgcggtccaactcatcccaaaccatctcagttgggttgaagtcggttgattgtggaggccaggtcatctgatgcagcactccactctCCTTCATCAAATaactcttacacagcctggaggtgggtttggggtcattgtcctgttgaaaaacaaatgatagtcccactaagcacaaaccagattggatggcgtatcgctgcagaatgctgtggtagccatgctggttaagtgtgccttgaatactaaataaatcacagacagtgtcaccagcaaagcacccccacaccatcacatctcctcctccatgcttcacggtgggaaccacacatgtggagatcattcaTTCACCTACTGTGTGTTTCACAatgacatggcggttggaaccaaaaatctcaaatttgaacagttgatgttgacatgtgtctgttacttgaactctgtgaagcatttatttgggctgcaatctgaggtgcagttaattgccgatttctgaggatggtaactctaatgaacttatcctctctctttgcttatttgagctgttcttgccataatatgtacttggtcttataccaaatagggctatcttctgtataccaaccctaccttaacacaacacaactgattggctcaaacgcattaagaaggacagacattccacaaattaacttttaacaaggcagacctgttaattgaaatgcattccaggtgactacctcatgaagctggttgagagaatgccaagagtgtgcaaagctgtcatcaaggcaaagggtggctactttgaagaatctcaaatataaaatatattttgatttgttttgtggttactacattattcaagatgtgttatttcatagttttgatgtcttcactattattctacaatgtagaaaatagtaaaaataaagcaaaacccttgaattagtaggtgtgtccaaacttttgactggtactgtacttagctagcgaatgcagctagctagtttagcctactaaaacacccggctcaaacagacagggatgctatgttagctagctggctatggctatccaacactggaactcttccgaGTCAagataagcttttggttttattaatttattgctaCCTGGGCCCAcctgtgtaactgctaaactgctagctgactgtacactgtactgcatgattgtagtgggttatattagctatgttgactatgacattagcTAATAGTGTAACAACGATATAGGCTGTGTGTAGAGGTTAGCGGTTATAATATGAAGGTTtgacttggaaaggtttttccgCCTGGCCTCAGACAGCTGATCTGTTGTGAACTGTaatccacaagcgaagggaaaaggtgagaggaagaTAGCGTGAAGGAATTATACAaagagcaaagtgatcatgctgtttgtatttggctgctatgaaagtgaactgtgttggCGTGTGATCAGCGATGTATTCATTCTGACAATTCTGTTTAAAATCTTTTCTTTAACGGAACAAAACAGGGATACATACCTGAAATTGTCCAAttgaaactcttgtttgcaactgttggactaatgattacaccctagatcagctagatgcaggcaagcgTTTGCAAGACGGTATCGAATGtaccactgtctgtcaccttgattactaaaatgtatctcgacctgtgcaccgatgtagtaaactttcattcataggctaggttgtagcaacatGATGGGTGTAGGGAAAATTTcagtatcatgtagtagcataaacctatcgatgttacattcagctgaatggaatatgaatgacagccaTCCAATATGTAAGTCTATGTGATTGTATGGGTatagtccagtgtgtgtccataGAGTCggtgcaagagagttagtgcaaaaacaGGTCAATGCAGGtattccgggtagccatttgattagctatttaacagtcttgtttagcagtatCATGGCTTGTGATTAGAAGcagttcagggtcctgttggttccagacttggtgcactggtaccgcttgctgtgcgttagcagagagaacagtctatggcttgggtgtcTGGAGTCTGAATttattttgggccttcctctgacactgcctggtata
The nucleotide sequence above comes from Salvelinus namaycush isolate Seneca chromosome 35, SaNama_1.0, whole genome shotgun sequence. Encoded proteins:
- the LOC120029756 gene encoding charged multivesicular body protein 2a, yielding MEFLFGKRKTPEEMLRQNQRALNRAMRDLDRERQRLEQQEKKIIADIKKMAKQGQMDAVKIMAKDLVRTRHYVKKFIMMRANIQAVSLKIQTLKSNNSMAQAMKGVTKAMATMNRQMKLPQIQKIMMEFERQSEIMDMKEEMMNDAIDDAMGDEDDEEESDAVVSQVLDELGLNLSDELSNLPSTGGSLSVAGGKKAEPQPALADADADLEERLNNLRRD